Proteins encoded together in one Thermogemmatispora onikobensis window:
- a CDS encoding MFS transporter: MARSEALQQQVQVSGERPQLSPHYKWIALSNTTLGMLMATINSSILLIALPAIFTGIGINPLAPGETNYFLWLLLGYMVVTATLLVTLGRISDMFGRVRMYNLGFAIFTLGSILLFLTPGKGNTAALELIIFRLIQGVGGGFLFANSTAILTDAFPPHQRGMAMGINQIASILGSIIGLILGGILATINWRVVFLVSVPFGLFGTVWAYWMLRETATIRGHQKIDWLGNITFALGLTILLIGITYGLEPYGNQPMGWTNPLVILAIVVGIILLVAFVFVELHISDPMFRLDLFKIRMFTAGNLSSLLASIARGGLQFMLIIWLQGIWLPLHGYSFEETPLWAGIYMLPLMIGFIAFGPLSGWLSDRFGARLFSTLGMVIQALGFLLLTFLPANFNYLWFALILLLMGIGQGMFAAPNTTAIMNSVPADRRGVASGMRSTFQNSATVMSIGIFFSVVTIGLATALPPALSSGLTAAGVPAAVADTIAHLPPTSALFAAFLGYNPMATLLPAAVLQHIAPAQRAHLLGKMFFPNLIASPFMVGLRAVFYLSLVLCLLAAVASLLRGRRYIHEVEAGALVSETQPVAPSGGRGTDK, from the coding sequence ATGGCACGAAGTGAGGCATTACAGCAACAGGTCCAGGTAAGTGGAGAGCGACCTCAGCTTAGTCCCCATTACAAGTGGATTGCGCTATCGAACACCACGCTCGGCATGTTGATGGCCACCATCAACTCCAGCATCTTGCTGATTGCCCTCCCAGCGATTTTCACCGGCATCGGCATCAATCCGCTAGCGCCTGGGGAGACCAACTATTTCCTCTGGTTGCTACTGGGCTATATGGTTGTCACGGCCACGCTCCTGGTGACCCTTGGGCGCATCTCCGACATGTTCGGGCGTGTCCGCATGTACAACCTGGGGTTTGCCATCTTCACCCTGGGGAGCATTCTCCTCTTCTTGACGCCAGGCAAAGGTAACACAGCGGCCCTGGAGCTGATCATCTTCCGTCTCATCCAGGGTGTGGGTGGTGGTTTTCTCTTTGCCAATAGCACTGCCATTCTGACTGATGCCTTCCCGCCGCATCAGCGGGGCATGGCGATGGGTATCAACCAGATTGCCTCGATCCTTGGCTCCATCATAGGTCTGATCCTGGGCGGTATTCTGGCGACCATCAACTGGCGGGTAGTCTTCCTGGTCAGTGTGCCCTTTGGCCTCTTCGGAACCGTCTGGGCCTACTGGATGCTGCGCGAGACAGCGACCATTCGCGGCCACCAGAAGATTGACTGGCTGGGCAACATTACCTTTGCGCTGGGGCTGACCATCTTGCTGATTGGCATCACCTACGGTCTTGAACCATATGGCAATCAGCCGATGGGTTGGACCAATCCTCTGGTCATTCTGGCGATTGTGGTCGGGATCATTCTGTTGGTAGCCTTCGTCTTCGTCGAGCTGCACATCAGCGATCCCATGTTTCGCCTGGACCTCTTCAAGATCCGCATGTTCACTGCGGGCAACCTGAGTAGTCTGCTCGCCAGCATTGCGCGTGGCGGCCTGCAGTTCATGCTGATCATCTGGCTGCAGGGAATCTGGCTACCCCTTCACGGTTACAGCTTTGAGGAGACGCCACTGTGGGCTGGCATCTACATGCTGCCCCTCATGATCGGCTTCATCGCTTTCGGGCCGCTGAGTGGCTGGTTATCTGATCGCTTTGGGGCGCGTCTCTTCTCGACCCTGGGCATGGTCATCCAGGCCCTGGGTTTCCTGCTCCTGACGTTCCTGCCGGCGAACTTCAACTACCTCTGGTTTGCGCTCATTCTGCTGCTCATGGGGATTGGGCAAGGAATGTTTGCAGCTCCGAATACAACGGCCATTATGAATAGTGTGCCGGCGGACAGGCGTGGCGTTGCTTCTGGTATGCGTTCGACCTTCCAGAATTCAGCCACGGTCATGAGCATTGGCATCTTCTTTAGTGTAGTGACCATTGGTCTGGCCACGGCTCTCCCGCCAGCGCTTTCCTCGGGCCTGACGGCTGCCGGGGTGCCTGCGGCTGTGGCAGATACGATTGCCCATCTGCCGCCTACCTCGGCCCTCTTTGCGGCGTTCCTGGGCTACAACCCGATGGCCACGCTCTTGCCGGCTGCAGTCCTGCAGCATATTGCGCCGGCGCAGCGTGCCCACTTGCTCGGTAAGATGTTCTTCCCCAACCTCATTGCCTCGCCGTTCATGGTCGGTCTGCGGGCAGTCTTCTACCTCTCGCTCGTCCTCTGCCTGCTGGCTGCGGTGGCCTCGCTGCTGCGTGGCCGGCGTTATATTCATGAAGTTGAGGCCGGTGCGCTGGTCAGCGAGACCCAGCCAGTCGCTCCTTCCGGTGGGCGGGGAACCGACAAGTAG
- a CDS encoding AAA family ATPase: protein MSGESGSIDQMRAVTISREYGSGGGEIARRLAERLGWHLVDHEVVVQVARELGVSEEEAAARDEHVEGLLSRILTSMQGIAPAVYPAIYDESTPVALFTNPEEYREAVNRVIRGAFAVGHVVIVGRGAQVVLGERRDVLHVRIVASLERRVPYVMRREGLDEHAARSRIQSKDHDRERYLQTEYRRHPADAHLYDLVVNTDVLDLDSVVDLILLALERKARRLHLPEQELGPGAGLAPYSGRPGDLRPPYERASDKA, encoded by the coding sequence ATGAGCGGAGAGTCTGGTAGCATCGACCAGATGAGAGCTGTGACCATCTCACGTGAATATGGTAGTGGTGGAGGGGAGATTGCCAGAAGGCTGGCTGAGCGGCTGGGTTGGCATCTAGTGGATCACGAAGTGGTGGTACAGGTGGCGCGGGAGCTGGGAGTCAGTGAGGAGGAGGCAGCAGCGCGTGATGAGCATGTCGAGGGTCTCCTCTCACGTATCCTGACCAGCATGCAGGGAATTGCGCCGGCGGTTTATCCTGCCATCTATGATGAGAGCACACCAGTGGCCCTCTTTACCAACCCTGAAGAATATCGCGAAGCCGTCAATCGGGTCATCAGGGGGGCCTTTGCCGTCGGGCACGTCGTCATTGTCGGGCGCGGGGCTCAGGTGGTGCTGGGAGAACGGCGGGATGTCCTGCATGTGCGCATTGTGGCCTCGCTGGAGAGGCGTGTGCCCTATGTGATGCGCCGCGAGGGCCTGGATGAGCATGCAGCCCGCTCGCGTATCCAGAGCAAGGACCATGATCGAGAGCGCTATCTGCAGACTGAATATCGGCGGCATCCCGCCGATGCCCATCTCTATGACCTGGTAGTCAACACGGATGTGCTCGATCTGGATAGCGTCGTCGATCTGATCCTGCTGGCCCTGGAGCGCAAAGCGCGTCGTCTGCACCTACCGGAGCAGGAGCTTGGCCCAGGTGCGGGCCTGGCTCCTTACAGTGGGCGCCCCGGCGATTTGCGTCCTCCTTACGAGCGAGCCTCGGACAAAGCCTAG
- a CDS encoding FtsX-like permease family protein, protein MARFLPAFRSASPSPTVNNGGEVASHSFVRLAFWRLRRTWGLLSLTALGLLAAVTILCTVPLYSALTLSLGLQDAFRSQPQSADIVVESNAEQLSASGLSHASALLDQEFRRLLGSYLSDANLSIATPLVPLVNADTQTISGSEVQLVTEPAANLTAHASLLAGRFPQATLPSSSTDILEIALSSQEASQLKARPGSTFIAQFAYVQIPTQRVVYNVTLRVVGVFSPHPDPSFWQGATFTTSPRGVSNGQQLGQQSTFLTTTESLLALFDRFGQQTHGLVLEEPFTLSWLYRIDPQKISIGDLRLLFTNIDQVESNIINNPGLNTPPLIEHLQVNLPSDALQKFYDQMSTLTIPLFSLVALVMGLVLFFVATITDLLIDRQSEAVAILRSRGASRLQVAGMFLVQALLLTLLALVGGPLLALGLALSLAHVLLPGNEQLLQLLLISQPLETLFSLSGYALAAALVGLLTMAITIGRATRSDVLALRREAARTSQIPLWQRLHLDVVAALLMIPGYGMALYLTNSQALDGHTRLILLTPLTLLGALLLILASLLLLLRLFPLILTAGARLAAARRGLAPLLALVQMARAPRQSLRMTLLLALAIACLLFTQVLLASQVQRSDDSSSFQVGADLSGRLTQPHTPRELATLTAAYRRLPGVLSASPGLATTLSGGGTQDVSIALRAVDAATFTQTAQWRRANSTVPLSTLMQSLVSAGRDAVMTHVVPAIVDANAARSLQLEPHKTFTLSSSDGQLSLAFLDVATVDAIPTIVSSSSPSGSPGDDVPDGGVLVDYGTYVRVLQNQFQQEFVAQEAPLNYVWLRTVDDGNQLAALRQQLSQTGALALSPLLDRRALRDQLLRAPLYLDLVGVLTIGASSALLLALFGSLTASWLSVRRRLTAFAVLRALGGSPGQLAATLAWEQLLIYAFALLLGIGFGALFSWLTVPALVFTATSGNAPAATSSGAFYVAQSMPPVQLAIPAWLPAIPVLLLVLFVLALALMTRTVSHPAVSYVLRVSED, encoded by the coding sequence ATGGCTCGCTTTCTACCCGCTTTTCGTTCCGCCAGTCCGTCCCCTACCGTTAACAACGGCGGGGAGGTTGCTTCGCACTCGTTTGTCAGGCTGGCGTTCTGGCGCCTACGCCGCACCTGGGGCCTGCTTTCGTTGACAGCTCTCGGACTGCTGGCAGCGGTCACCATTCTCTGCACTGTGCCTCTCTACTCTGCCTTGACACTCTCCCTCGGCCTGCAAGACGCTTTTCGCTCTCAGCCCCAAAGCGCCGATATTGTGGTAGAGAGCAACGCAGAGCAGCTCTCCGCCTCTGGACTCAGCCACGCTTCTGCTCTGCTCGATCAGGAGTTTCGACGCTTGCTCGGAAGCTATCTGAGCGATGCCAATCTCTCCATCGCCACGCCCCTTGTACCGCTGGTGAATGCAGACACTCAGACGATTAGCGGCAGCGAGGTCCAGCTGGTCACCGAACCGGCAGCCAACCTGACCGCTCACGCTTCCTTGCTGGCAGGCCGCTTTCCCCAGGCAACGCTACCTTCCTCTTCAACGGATATCCTGGAGATCGCTCTCTCTTCGCAGGAAGCCAGCCAGCTGAAGGCCCGGCCCGGCTCGACCTTTATCGCACAGTTTGCTTACGTGCAGATTCCTACCCAGCGCGTCGTCTACAATGTGACTTTGCGCGTGGTGGGGGTCTTCTCTCCCCACCCCGACCCGTCGTTCTGGCAGGGCGCCACCTTTACGACTTCCCCCCGGGGAGTGAGCAACGGCCAACAACTGGGCCAGCAATCGACGTTTCTGACAACGACTGAGAGTCTGCTGGCCCTCTTCGACCGCTTCGGGCAACAGACGCATGGCCTCGTTTTGGAGGAGCCTTTCACACTCTCCTGGCTCTACCGCATCGATCCTCAGAAGATCAGCATCGGTGATCTCCGATTGCTTTTCACCAATATCGATCAAGTTGAAAGTAATATCATCAACAACCCAGGCTTGAATACCCCGCCTCTGATAGAGCATCTGCAGGTGAATCTGCCCAGCGATGCTTTGCAGAAGTTCTATGATCAGATGAGCACGCTCACGATCCCTCTTTTCTCTCTAGTAGCGCTGGTAATGGGCCTGGTGCTCTTCTTTGTCGCGACTATAACCGATCTGCTGATCGATCGCCAAAGCGAGGCCGTGGCGATCTTACGCAGCCGGGGCGCCAGCCGCCTGCAGGTCGCTGGCATGTTCCTGGTTCAGGCACTACTGCTGACGCTTCTGGCCCTGGTTGGTGGTCCACTGCTGGCCCTTGGCCTGGCACTCAGTCTGGCGCATGTGCTTTTGCCAGGCAACGAGCAGCTTTTGCAGCTGTTACTGATCAGCCAGCCGCTGGAGACACTCTTTTCGCTCAGCGGCTATGCGCTGGCTGCCGCATTGGTGGGCCTGCTGACAATGGCCATCACGATCGGACGCGCGACACGCTCCGATGTGCTGGCCCTGCGCCGTGAAGCCGCCCGCACCAGCCAGATTCCGCTTTGGCAGCGCCTCCATCTTGATGTGGTGGCTGCGCTGCTGATGATCCCCGGCTATGGGATGGCGCTCTATCTGACAAATTCACAGGCGCTCGATGGCCACACCCGCCTGATCCTGCTGACCCCGCTCACTCTGCTGGGAGCACTCTTGTTGATTCTCGCCTCATTGCTGCTCCTCCTGCGCCTTTTCCCACTCATTCTTACTGCAGGTGCGCGCCTGGCAGCAGCTCGCCGGGGCCTGGCTCCTCTCCTGGCTCTGGTCCAAATGGCGCGCGCTCCCCGCCAGTCCCTGCGCATGACCCTCCTTCTGGCCCTGGCAATCGCCTGCCTGCTTTTCACTCAGGTGCTGTTGGCCTCGCAGGTTCAGCGTAGCGACGATAGCAGCTCCTTTCAGGTGGGTGCCGATCTCAGCGGTCGGCTCACACAGCCTCACACCCCCAGGGAGCTGGCAACCTTGACAGCGGCCTATCGGCGCTTACCAGGAGTGCTCTCGGCCTCGCCAGGTCTGGCGACGACCCTCTCAGGGGGCGGAACCCAGGATGTATCGATCGCCCTTCGCGCTGTTGATGCTGCAACGTTCACTCAGACAGCCCAGTGGAGGCGAGCAAACTCGACTGTGCCTCTGTCAACGCTGATGCAGTCGCTGGTCAGCGCAGGGAGGGACGCGGTCATGACTCACGTCGTGCCTGCTATTGTCGATGCCAATGCCGCACGCTCGTTGCAGCTTGAGCCACACAAGACCTTTACACTGAGCAGCAGCGATGGTCAACTCTCGCTTGCCTTCCTCGACGTGGCCACGGTCGATGCTATTCCAACCATCGTCTCCTCATCGTCGCCGAGTGGCTCGCCGGGTGATGACGTCCCTGATGGCGGCGTGCTCGTCGACTACGGTACCTACGTGAGGGTGCTGCAGAATCAGTTTCAGCAGGAGTTTGTCGCCCAAGAGGCCCCGCTGAATTATGTCTGGCTGAGAACCGTGGACGATGGAAACCAGCTAGCCGCGTTGCGTCAACAACTCAGCCAGACAGGAGCGCTGGCGCTCTCACCGCTGCTCGATCGGCGCGCGCTCCGCGACCAGCTGCTGCGTGCTCCACTCTATCTGGACCTGGTCGGGGTGCTGACGATTGGGGCCAGCAGCGCACTGCTCCTGGCCCTTTTTGGAAGCCTGACGGCTTCCTGGCTGAGTGTGCGCCGCCGCCTGACGGCTTTTGCTGTGCTGCGGGCCTTGGGGGGCAGTCCTGGACAACTGGCCGCAACGCTGGCCTGGGAGCAGCTCCTGATCTATGCCTTCGCCCTGTTGCTCGGCATCGGGTTTGGAGCCTTGTTCTCCTGGCTGACTGTGCCGGCCCTGGTTTTTACTGCCACTAGCGGCAATGCGCCAGCGGCAACTTCGTCCGGCGCCTTCTATGTGGCGCAGAGCATGCCGCCTGTGCAACTCGCTATTCCCGCCTGGCTCCCTGCCATTCCTGTGCTTCTGCTGGTCCTCTTCGTGCTCGCCTTAGCCCTGATGACGCGCACCGTCTCGCACCCGGCAGTGAGCTACGTGCTCCGTGTCAGCGAGGATTAG
- a CDS encoding ABC transporter ATP-binding protein, with protein MEEQLGFDQRPLYGERAFQPPAPAVVEAYNVWREFRSGHSVVYALRGVTLRIEPGEFVVLRGRSGSGKTTLLNILVGLDDPTEGEVILLGQRLRRLNEQARARLRREAIGMVFQNAHLFPSLTAQENVEVPLRLVHLEPRERRQRAQAALERVGLAHRLHHRGLELSGGEQQRVALARALVHEPRLLVADEPTGNLDTTTARAMMQLLRELAHERGIGLLMATHDPEAVTLADRVLEISDGTLR; from the coding sequence ATGGAAGAGCAGCTTGGCTTTGATCAGCGCCCTCTGTACGGCGAACGAGCTTTTCAGCCTCCGGCACCAGCGGTAGTGGAAGCCTACAACGTCTGGCGCGAGTTTCGCAGTGGGCACAGTGTCGTGTACGCGCTGCGCGGCGTGACACTGCGTATCGAGCCGGGGGAGTTTGTGGTCCTGCGCGGACGCTCCGGCTCAGGCAAGACGACCTTGCTCAATATTTTGGTCGGTCTCGACGACCCCACCGAAGGGGAGGTGATCCTGCTTGGACAGCGCTTGCGCCGCCTGAATGAGCAGGCTCGCGCTCGCTTGCGTCGGGAGGCCATTGGAATGGTTTTCCAAAACGCCCATCTCTTCCCATCGTTGACGGCTCAGGAGAATGTCGAGGTGCCGCTGCGATTGGTGCACCTGGAGCCCAGGGAGCGCCGTCAGCGGGCCCAGGCGGCCCTGGAGCGCGTGGGATTGGCCCACCGGCTGCACCATCGCGGTCTTGAGCTATCCGGCGGAGAACAGCAGCGGGTGGCCCTGGCTCGGGCTTTGGTGCATGAGCCACGCCTGCTTGTAGCAGATGAGCCAACAGGCAATCTGGATACGACCACGGCTCGCGCGATGATGCAGTTACTGCGCGAGCTAGCCCATGAACGCGGCATCGGTCTGCTGATGGCTACCCACGATCCCGAGGCCGTGACCCTGGCCGACCGCGTCCTTGAGATCTCAGACGGTACCCTCCGCTAG
- a CDS encoding FtsX-like permease family protein has translation MATTESSSPVQRPSPQPAGPPRRGRLVPAPSVFRLAWWRARSSRGLWLVAGLGILAAVILAASGPLYSTLAMTAGLRAVLLASPQNRTVIVQATTQQINAAVLTPISSSIDQDVHQYLGPFVGPLHLSLDVPWQKVIARDGQRLNPAVDDLALVTQPISQAAQHLTLVSGHLPPALTADQARHQVTTTGASLAIALSQQEAQRWQVHVGETVAIQLVYNLPGLTTGVDPFNLRRVRTLTLHITGIFSNQHHGTSLDEDPFWHQETFLSADHQGVGLNGEGADYTALADTTTLLAVLDSFYQQLQHEQNPATLTTQPVLSWLYELQPAQITIDQLSAITSGVHSLQLDVANRSAEDSPDALTQEPFVMGTTVLLPSNTLLQYQDQIGLVNIPATAVLVLIVALLLFFVSMIADLLVDRQSEAIAVLRSRGLSRSQVFALFAWQGLLLSILALLVGLGGAGLLVQLLAVCLLPADGPSVLSLVAQDWPALLSSLGWPVGLTALAALGALLTALWRPLRTNIVSLRREMARSTHRPLWRRFHLDIVFLLLMLAGYGLSLYFVNSNVLDARLRLLLLSPLSLLGGVCLLLAAILIFLRLLPQLLALASRLAARRRGAAPLLAVAQLARSPRQPVRMTLLLALATAFAIFSLVFLSSQTQRAIDVSTYTVGADFSGPLTFPGRLDDLADLTATYRHLPGVEASSLGFVTTASAGGSLQLPIGLRAVDSATFPRAALWPRQGSGPALPTLIALLQARRSWGEAHHLVPAIIDEAAAQSLHLSIGSTLVLTVTATPGSPPIETSFLVVAQVQAIPTVLSSPQGNVANGIPAGGVLVDYQTYADIFEGPALAAGSDLLPLNYVWLRTSEKASDLQHLRLLLANSDLELTQVYDRRMLLEELRYEPLYLDLLGLLTLGVTAALVLALVGNLLASWQSARSRLLQFAVLRALGSSTRQLAATLAWEQGLIYVMAIALGTVFGFVLAWLVVPALLFTGAPSGGSGSSSGSTALYVSQRVPTVQLIFPPALFALLAALVLICVLALILLVNLVTRLTVARTLRLNED, from the coding sequence ATGGCCACCACCGAGAGCAGCTCGCCTGTACAGAGACCCTCGCCTCAACCAGCAGGACCACCCCGACGCGGCAGGCTCGTCCCCGCCCCTTCTGTCTTTCGTCTGGCCTGGTGGCGTGCACGGAGTAGCCGCGGCCTGTGGCTGGTCGCAGGGTTGGGCATATTGGCCGCGGTCATCCTCGCAGCCTCCGGGCCACTCTACTCGACGCTGGCTATGACGGCGGGCCTGCGGGCGGTCCTGCTGGCCAGCCCTCAAAATCGGACGGTGATCGTGCAGGCGACCACCCAGCAGATCAATGCCGCTGTACTTACTCCTATCAGCAGCTCCATTGACCAGGATGTCCATCAATATCTTGGTCCCTTTGTCGGGCCATTGCATCTCTCGCTCGATGTTCCCTGGCAGAAGGTGATCGCACGCGATGGCCAGCGCCTGAATCCTGCAGTCGATGACCTGGCCCTTGTTACACAGCCTATCAGTCAGGCCGCTCAGCATCTGACCCTCGTCTCTGGCCACCTGCCCCCGGCGCTGACAGCGGATCAGGCACGGCATCAGGTGACAACCACTGGGGCCAGTCTGGCGATCGCCCTCAGCCAGCAGGAAGCCCAGCGCTGGCAGGTCCACGTCGGCGAAACAGTGGCTATTCAGCTGGTCTACAATCTCCCAGGACTGACGACTGGCGTGGACCCCTTCAACTTGCGCCGCGTCCGCACGCTGACGCTCCACATCACGGGCATCTTCTCGAACCAGCACCACGGGACCAGCCTGGACGAAGATCCTTTCTGGCATCAGGAGACTTTCCTCAGCGCCGACCACCAGGGCGTGGGCCTCAATGGCGAGGGGGCAGATTATACGGCATTGGCCGATACCACGACACTGCTGGCGGTGCTCGATAGTTTCTATCAGCAACTGCAACATGAGCAGAATCCTGCGACGCTTACAACTCAGCCCGTGCTCAGCTGGCTCTATGAGCTGCAGCCAGCTCAGATCACGATAGATCAGCTCTCGGCCATCACCTCCGGTGTGCATAGCCTGCAGCTCGATGTGGCCAATCGCAGCGCTGAGGATAGCCCGGACGCCCTGACGCAGGAACCGTTTGTCATGGGAACAACCGTGCTTCTTCCTTCCAATACACTCCTGCAATATCAGGATCAAATTGGATTGGTAAACATTCCGGCCACGGCAGTGCTGGTGCTCATCGTGGCGCTGCTGCTCTTCTTTGTGAGCATGATCGCCGATTTGCTGGTCGACCGCCAGAGTGAGGCCATCGCCGTGCTGCGCAGCCGTGGCCTGAGCCGCAGCCAGGTTTTCGCCCTTTTTGCCTGGCAGGGTCTGCTGTTGAGCATACTCGCGCTGCTCGTGGGCCTCGGCGGTGCCGGGCTGCTGGTGCAGTTGCTGGCTGTTTGTCTGCTGCCTGCAGATGGCCCGAGCGTGCTCAGCCTGGTAGCCCAGGATTGGCCGGCGCTCCTCTCATCTCTGGGCTGGCCTGTAGGGCTGACCGCCCTGGCCGCCCTGGGGGCTTTGCTCACAGCACTCTGGCGCCCTCTCCGCACGAATATCGTCAGTCTGCGCCGCGAAATGGCACGCTCTACGCATCGTCCGCTCTGGCGCCGCTTTCATCTGGACATCGTCTTTTTACTTCTGATGCTGGCAGGCTACGGTCTCTCGCTCTATTTTGTGAACAGCAACGTGCTCGATGCCCGCTTGCGCCTGCTCTTGCTCTCCCCGCTTTCACTCCTCGGTGGGGTCTGTCTGCTCCTGGCAGCTATTCTGATATTTTTACGTCTTTTACCGCAGTTGTTGGCCCTGGCCAGCAGGTTGGCAGCCAGACGGCGCGGGGCTGCTCCACTCCTGGCAGTGGCCCAACTGGCGCGCTCGCCGCGCCAGCCAGTGCGTATGACCCTCTTGCTGGCCCTGGCCACAGCCTTTGCCATCTTCAGTCTCGTTTTTCTCAGCTCGCAGACGCAGCGCGCCATCGATGTCTCAACCTACACAGTGGGGGCCGACTTCAGCGGTCCTCTGACTTTCCCCGGTCGGCTCGATGATCTGGCCGATTTGACCGCCACCTATCGGCACCTGCCCGGGGTAGAGGCTTCCTCCCTTGGTTTTGTCACAACCGCCAGCGCTGGTGGTTCTCTGCAGCTCCCCATTGGCCTGCGTGCCGTTGATAGCGCAACGTTTCCCCGGGCTGCGCTCTGGCCGCGCCAAGGCTCCGGTCCCGCCCTGCCCACGCTGATCGCGCTCTTGCAGGCTCGCCGCAGCTGGGGCGAAGCCCATCACCTGGTACCTGCGATCATCGATGAAGCCGCGGCCCAGTCGTTGCACCTCTCCATTGGCTCAACCCTGGTGCTCACAGTCACGGCGACGCCGGGTTCGCCGCCCATCGAGACCTCTTTTCTGGTGGTTGCGCAGGTGCAGGCGATTCCTACTGTGCTCTCCAGCCCCCAGGGCAATGTCGCCAACGGCATTCCCGCCGGCGGCGTCCTGGTCGACTACCAGACCTACGCCGATATCTTTGAGGGGCCAGCCCTGGCCGCTGGCAGCGATTTGCTCCCGCTCAATTATGTCTGGCTGCGCACTTCCGAGAAAGCCTCTGATCTGCAGCATCTCCGCCTGCTGCTGGCCAACAGCGATCTAGAGCTGACACAAGTGTATGATCGACGCATGTTGTTAGAAGAGCTTCGCTACGAGCCGCTCTATCTCGATCTCCTCGGCCTGTTGACGCTCGGGGTAACCGCAGCGCTCGTGCTGGCTCTCGTAGGGAATCTGCTGGCATCGTGGCAAAGCGCTCGTAGCCGCCTGCTGCAGTTCGCCGTGCTCCGCGCTTTGGGAAGCAGCACCCGCCAGCTGGCAGCCACACTGGCCTGGGAACAAGGGCTGATCTACGTGATGGCAATCGCCTTGGGAACTGTCTTCGGCTTCGTACTTGCCTGGCTGGTGGTGCCAGCGCTGCTCTTTACTGGCGCTCCGAGCGGTGGCTCCGGTAGCAGTTCCGGTAGTACCGCCCTCTATGTTTCGCAGCGCGTCCCTACCGTTCAGCTCATTTTTCCACCGGCCCTGTTCGCCCTCCTGGCAGCTTTGGTGCTCATCTGCGTCCTGGCGCTGATCTTGCTTGTCAACCTGGTGACACGCCTGACCGTAGCTCGTACACTGCGCCTGAACGAGGATTAG
- a CDS encoding ABC transporter ATP-binding protein: protein MTSAVIVCDNLVKIYKVADLEVVALQGLDLEVQPGEMLALVGVSGSGKTTLLNILGGLDSPSAGRCLVAGYDLARLNERQRLFYRRFVVGHVWQQSGRNLLPELSLQENIELPQLLSGVGRRERLRRARELLHLIGLEAAAQRLPAQISGGEQQRVAIAVALANQPQILLADEPTGELDTQTAGEILQLLRRLNRELGLTIVLVTHDPALAANVDRVIAIRDGRTSTETVRREAPLASVPPHLTTASAVIALPSETHRESVLIDRVGRLQLPKEALERIPFHGRAEVVIASDHVELWPVGSLLNGKPAVGPNGSESREEQR, encoded by the coding sequence ATGACGTCAGCGGTCATTGTTTGTGATAATCTGGTCAAGATTTACAAGGTGGCTGATCTGGAAGTGGTGGCCTTACAGGGGCTGGATCTGGAGGTCCAGCCCGGTGAGATGCTGGCCCTGGTGGGGGTTTCTGGCTCGGGCAAAACCACCTTGCTGAATATTCTGGGCGGCCTCGATAGTCCCAGTGCCGGGCGCTGTCTGGTGGCAGGCTATGATCTGGCTCGTCTCAACGAGCGACAGCGCCTCTTCTACCGACGCTTTGTGGTCGGTCACGTCTGGCAACAGAGCGGGCGCAATTTGCTGCCTGAGCTGAGCTTGCAGGAGAACATCGAGCTGCCGCAGCTTTTAAGCGGGGTTGGGCGCCGCGAGCGCCTCCGACGAGCGCGTGAGCTGCTCCACTTGATCGGTCTAGAAGCGGCAGCCCAACGCTTGCCAGCCCAGATTTCGGGCGGAGAGCAGCAGCGGGTGGCCATTGCAGTGGCTCTTGCCAATCAGCCTCAGATCCTGCTGGCCGACGAGCCGACGGGGGAGCTAGATACCCAGACGGCGGGGGAGATTCTCCAACTGCTGCGCCGCCTAAATCGGGAGCTGGGCCTGACCATCGTCCTGGTGACCCACGATCCGGCCCTGGCCGCTAATGTGGATCGGGTGATCGCTATCCGCGATGGGCGCACGAGCACAGAGACGGTGCGCCGCGAGGCGCCCCTGGCCAGCGTTCCCCCTCATCTGACCACCGCCAGCGCGGTGATCGCCTTGCCCAGCGAGACCCACCGTGAGTCGGTGCTGATCGATCGCGTGGGACGGCTCCAGCTTCCCAAAGAGGCCCTGGAGCGCATTCCTTTTCACGGGCGCGCTGAGGTGGTGATTGCCAGCGACCACGTGGAACTCTGGCCCGTTGGCAGCCTGCTCAACGGGAAACCTGCCGTTGGCCCGAACGGCAGTGAGTCAAGGGAGGAGCAACGGTGA